A region of bacterium DNA encodes the following proteins:
- a CDS encoding serine hydroxymethyltransferase translates to MSQSVTPHLDQTDPDVARFVRREGRRQGLSIELIASENFVSEAVLEAVGSVLTNKYAEGYPGRRYYGGCEEVDEIEEIAIERAKELFGADHANVQPHSGSQANAAVYEAVLNRGDTVLAMNLDHGGHLTHGSPVNFSGKHFTIVPYGVSEADERIDYDQVRELALKNSPQMIQCGATAYSRTIDFDAFRSIADEVGAVLFADIAHIAGLVAAGVHPTPVGKAHIVTTTTHKTLRGPRGGLILCDEDWKKKLNSAVFPGLQGGPLMHVVAGKAVAFKEALSPDFRAYAEQIVANSKALSDAVLGRDFKVVSGGTDNHLFLLSLVGREVTGKAAQIALDEAGITANKNMIPFDPRKPAITSGVRIGTPAVTTRGMREGEMIQIGAFLARVLEDHENSELLSTVRDEVADLCRQFPLYPARWNETD, encoded by the coding sequence ATGTCGCAGTCCGTCACCCCCCATCTCGACCAGACCGATCCCGACGTCGCCCGGTTCGTGCGTCGCGAGGGCCGCCGTCAGGGTCTCTCGATCGAGCTGATCGCGAGCGAGAACTTCGTCTCCGAGGCCGTCCTCGAAGCGGTCGGCTCGGTTCTCACGAACAAGTACGCCGAGGGGTATCCCGGCCGTCGCTACTACGGCGGGTGTGAAGAGGTCGACGAGATCGAGGAGATCGCGATCGAGCGCGCGAAGGAGCTCTTCGGCGCCGACCACGCGAACGTCCAGCCCCACTCGGGCAGCCAGGCCAACGCGGCGGTCTACGAGGCCGTCCTGAATCGCGGCGATACCGTGCTGGCGATGAACCTCGATCATGGCGGCCACCTGACCCACGGCAGCCCCGTGAACTTCTCCGGCAAGCACTTCACGATCGTGCCCTACGGCGTCTCCGAAGCCGACGAGCGGATCGACTATGACCAGGTTCGCGAGCTCGCGCTCAAGAATTCTCCGCAGATGATCCAGTGCGGTGCCACCGCCTACTCACGAACCATCGACTTCGATGCGTTCCGCTCGATCGCCGACGAGGTGGGCGCGGTGCTCTTCGCGGACATCGCGCACATCGCAGGCCTCGTCGCCGCGGGCGTCCACCCGACGCCGGTCGGCAAAGCGCACATCGTCACGACCACGACCCACAAGACCCTGCGAGGTCCGCGCGGTGGCCTGATCCTCTGCGACGAGGACTGGAAGAAGAAGCTGAACAGCGCGGTCTTCCCGGGACTCCAGGGCGGCCCGCTCATGCACGTGGTCGCGGGCAAGGCGGTCGCGTTCAAGGAAGCACTGTCGCCCGACTTCCGCGCCTATGCGGAGCAGATCGTCGCGAACTCGAAGGCGCTCTCGGACGCGGTCCTCGGCCGCGACTTCAAGGTCGTCTCGGGCGGAACCGACAACCACCTCTTCCTGCTCTCGCTGGTCGGACGCGAGGTCACGGGCAAGGCGGCGCAGATCGCCCTCGACGAGGCCGGGATCACGGCCAACAAGAACATGATCCCCTTCGATCCACGCAAGCCGGCGATCACGTCGGGGGTCCGGATCGGCACCCCTGCGGTCACGACCCGCGGCATGCGCGAGGGCGAGATGATCCAGATCGGAGCGTTCCTGGCGCGTGTCCTCGAGGACCACGAGAACTCGGAGCTGCTCTCGACCGTGCGCGACGAGGTCGCGGATCTCTGTCGCCAGTTCCCGCTCTACCCGGCGCGCTGGAACGAGACGGACTAA
- the nrdR gene encoding transcriptional regulator NrdR, translating to MQCPFCGDDGNRVIDSRLARDGSEIRRRRECDECGRRFTTRERIEEILPRVIKRDERREEYDRHKLLRGVEHACVKRPVSTEAVERLIERVERSLQESGEREVTSEHIGRRVLDELSAIDVLAAVRWASVFHNFSSPRDYEAFFEEIEADKGEGGQGGASAADRALRDGR from the coding sequence GTGCAGTGCCCCTTCTGCGGAGACGACGGGAATCGGGTGATCGACTCGCGCCTCGCGCGGGACGGCTCCGAGATTCGTCGGCGTCGCGAGTGCGACGAGTGCGGTCGACGCTTCACGACCCGCGAGCGGATCGAGGAGATCCTGCCGCGCGTGATCAAGCGCGACGAGCGGCGAGAAGAATACGATCGCCACAAGCTCCTGCGCGGTGTCGAGCATGCCTGCGTGAAGCGACCGGTCTCGACCGAGGCGGTCGAGCGCCTGATCGAGCGCGTCGAACGCTCGCTCCAGGAGAGCGGTGAACGCGAGGTGACGAGCGAGCACATCGGTCGGCGCGTCCTCGACGAGCTCTCCGCCATCGACGTCCTGGCCGCCGTCCGTTGGGCCTCGGTCTTCCACAACTTCTCGAGTCCCCGGGACTACGAGGCCTTCTTCGAGGAGATCGAGGCGGACAAGGGAGAAGGGGGCCAGGGCGGCGCGAGCGCCGCCGACCGCGCACTCCGGGACGGTCGGTGA
- the ribD gene encoding bifunctional diaminohydroxyphosphoribosylaminopyrimidine deaminase/5-amino-6-(5-phosphoribosylamino)uracil reductase RibD, which translates to MSPARSSNERAAQRDERMLRAALASARRGDGRVFPNPSVGAVIYRGDRILGRGTTEPPPGKHAEIVALEAVRRRHGERALRGASIATTLEPCSFTGRTGPCADAIVAAKLGRVVSGCRDPHPRVGGRGFRKLRAAGIEVVTGLLEEACRYQHRGFLSAIERGRPWITLKLATTLDGRIATASGESRWITGPESRAFVHRLRDASDAVMVGSETALADDPHLDVRRGTKSLRTPIRVLLDGRLRVPLEAKLLSDRDASRTWVVCGERARGLAAVRDAAGRVLPIRRSGTGHVDLTRAMSTLAKEGLTTVLVEGGGGLAAALLRAGLVDEVHWMLAPKLIGSDGRPGLGRLELRRLRDAVALSPERVTRRGEDLHVHALLAKGGRGRNRKGTRG; encoded by the coding sequence GTGAGTCCGGCGCGATCCTCGAACGAGCGTGCCGCCCAGCGGGACGAACGGATGCTGCGGGCCGCGTTGGCGTCGGCGCGCCGCGGGGACGGACGCGTCTTCCCGAACCCGAGCGTCGGCGCCGTGATCTATCGAGGCGACCGGATCCTGGGGCGCGGGACGACCGAGCCGCCGCCGGGGAAGCACGCGGAGATCGTCGCCCTCGAAGCCGTTCGGCGACGTCACGGCGAGCGTGCGCTGCGCGGGGCCTCGATCGCGACGACGCTCGAGCCCTGCAGCTTCACGGGGCGAACGGGTCCCTGCGCCGATGCGATCGTCGCTGCGAAGCTCGGTCGGGTCGTCTCCGGCTGCCGTGATCCGCATCCGCGGGTCGGCGGGCGGGGGTTCCGCAAGCTGCGCGCGGCGGGCATCGAGGTCGTGACCGGCCTCCTCGAAGAGGCGTGCCGCTACCAGCACCGCGGCTTCCTCTCGGCCATCGAACGCGGCCGCCCGTGGATCACCCTCAAGCTCGCGACGACCCTCGACGGGCGGATCGCGACGGCGAGCGGCGAATCCCGCTGGATCACCGGCCCCGAGAGCCGCGCCTTCGTGCATCGCCTGCGCGATGCCTCCGATGCCGTCATGGTCGGGTCCGAGACGGCCCTCGCGGACGACCCGCACCTCGACGTGCGCCGGGGCACGAAGTCGCTCCGGACGCCGATCCGCGTCCTGCTCGACGGCCGACTCCGGGTGCCCCTCGAGGCGAAGCTGCTGTCGGACCGGGATGCATCCCGGACCTGGGTCGTGTGCGGCGAGCGGGCGCGTGGTCTCGCCGCGGTCCGCGACGCGGCGGGGCGGGTCCTGCCGATCCGGCGGAGCGGGACAGGGCACGTGGATCTCACGCGGGCGATGTCGACCCTCGCGAAGGAAGGCCTCACGACCGTCCTCGTCGAAGGCGGGGGCGGCCTGGCGGCCGCGCTCCTGCGGGCAGGCCTCGTCGACGAGGTACACTGGATGCTCGCGCCGAAGCTGATCGGCAGCGACGGTCGTCCGGGGCTCGGGCGGCTCGAGCTGCGTCGGCTCAGGGACGCAGTCGCGCTCTCGCCCGAACGGGTGACCCGGCGCGGTGAGGATCTACACGTGCACGCGCTGCTCGCGAAGGGCGGACGCGGGCGAAATCGGAAGGGGACCAGGGGATGA
- the ribH gene encoding 6,7-dimethyl-8-ribityllumazine synthase, giving the protein MKVVEPSIDAAGLRIAFVVSRFNHLISIRLIDGARDALLEHGARDADLVLHWVAGAFEIPQAARRLAETGDYDAIVTLGSVIRGGTPHFDYVCEGVTDGLRALMQQSDVPVGFGVLTTDTIDQALARAGGSDGNKGGEVALAAVEQARLMQAIAAGASA; this is encoded by the coding sequence ATGAAGGTCGTCGAGCCTTCGATCGATGCGGCGGGTCTGCGGATCGCGTTCGTGGTGTCCCGTTTCAATCACCTGATCTCGATCCGGTTGATCGACGGCGCCCGCGATGCGCTCCTCGAACACGGCGCGCGCGACGCGGACCTGGTCCTCCACTGGGTCGCCGGTGCCTTCGAGATCCCGCAGGCCGCGCGCCGGCTCGCAGAGACCGGGGATTACGACGCGATCGTGACCCTCGGGTCGGTGATCCGGGGAGGCACCCCCCACTTCGACTACGTCTGTGAGGGCGTGACCGACGGGCTGCGGGCGCTGATGCAGCAGAGCGACGTCCCGGTCGGCTTCGGCGTGCTCACGACCGACACCATCGATCAGGCCCTCGCTCGCGCCGGAGGAAGCGACGGCAACAAGGGGGGCGAGGTGGCCCTCGCCGCCGTGGAGCAGGCGCGGCTGATGCAGGCGATCGCCGCGGGAGCGTCGGCATGA
- the nusB gene encoding transcription antitermination factor NusB, protein MRPAPRKTATAVEVDAEAVGTGSVGDVDPLDASGEAFDRIVEHFDVPKSAREFARGLVAGVVSRAAELDALVGQHARNWRVERMAAVDRNVLRLGAFELRETETPVPVVIDEAVDLARRFGSDTSPAFVNGVLDAIARELRAA, encoded by the coding sequence ATGCGACCGGCGCCGCGAAAGACGGCGACGGCGGTCGAGGTCGATGCCGAAGCGGTCGGGACGGGTTCGGTCGGCGACGTCGACCCGCTCGACGCGAGCGGGGAGGCCTTCGATCGGATCGTCGAGCATTTCGACGTGCCGAAGAGCGCGAGGGAGTTCGCGCGGGGACTGGTCGCCGGCGTCGTGTCCCGGGCCGCGGAGCTCGATGCGCTCGTCGGTCAGCATGCCCGCAACTGGCGCGTCGAACGGATGGCCGCCGTCGATCGCAACGTGCTCCGGCTCGGCGCGTTCGAGCTGCGCGAGACCGAGACGCCGGTTCCGGTCGTGATCGACGAAGCCGTCGATCTCGCCCGCCGCTTCGGGAGCGACACGTCGCCCGCCTTCGTGAACGGCGTGCTCGATGCGATCGCGCGGGAGCTGCGCGCCGCATGA
- a CDS encoding DUF4388 domain-containing protein: protein MSLVGNLEDLSLGDILQIISLSQKSGVLALSSDLGSGRIVFRNGMVQAACLKGHPNDLRALLVGEAVIDPAGYDAALARAQEQGIPVEDALSSEASITREEIDALITKAAENAILEMFSWPSGDFSFDVRNELDPEDPHLILPNGINAQYLAMEGLRIRDERARDGGGETGSDPEADTNPNIGADQDPLFGSDILEVDEGGGEDTLPVLEVEPLDPNAQTLGGATTPADVLVEGILARADETSELSIDEIAKAMPLDSDPVATAGAGAGGDESVPGATAGPVPDPEPRVPEDEVETPVEAHEDTAPASVPGEARESTPAAPAPGVPASAPAANARRMPVVLIDPDVTVLEWVKTAIEDDFARVHMFQKADQGLTRIRQYLIRGTTPLVLVSPETPIDPLSGIHGLADFVKRLKSQSPRIVVIGLREDDGVAPAAMPGVLNGVLSRPPRRLLADTLSPESTSASQGLSRALLEILAQQVEGNAKAPNSAESLRGLRDATAQLQEASSRGEILPVVLDFAAEIFARVAILVVRDDEVFAVAGRGFSSLEVDPLGSAEPVTMPTPDTGWLRRVLDGGKALVATPDEPSDHLLLEKLGGEVPQSAYVGPIESGDAVIAMLYADQSTSDAPMPDTHGLEVVLHHAGLALDRAALERALWEADAEAR, encoded by the coding sequence ATGAGTCTGGTCGGAAATCTCGAGGATCTGAGCCTCGGCGACATTCTGCAGATCATCAGCCTCTCCCAGAAGTCGGGTGTGCTCGCGCTCTCGAGCGATCTCGGGTCCGGTCGCATCGTCTTCCGCAACGGCATGGTCCAGGCGGCCTGCCTGAAGGGACACCCGAACGACCTGCGTGCGCTGCTCGTCGGCGAAGCGGTCATCGATCCCGCCGGCTACGACGCCGCCCTCGCACGCGCGCAGGAACAGGGCATCCCCGTCGAGGACGCCCTTTCCAGCGAAGCATCGATCACCCGCGAGGAGATCGACGCGCTGATCACGAAGGCCGCCGAGAACGCGATCCTCGAGATGTTCTCCTGGCCCTCCGGCGATTTCAGCTTCGACGTTCGCAACGAGCTGGATCCCGAGGATCCCCATCTGATCCTCCCGAACGGAATCAACGCGCAGTACCTGGCAATGGAAGGCCTGCGCATTCGCGACGAACGCGCCCGGGACGGCGGTGGCGAGACCGGCAGTGATCCCGAGGCAGACACGAATCCGAACATCGGGGCCGACCAGGATCCGCTCTTCGGTTCCGACATTCTCGAAGTCGACGAAGGGGGCGGTGAAGACACGCTGCCCGTGCTCGAGGTCGAACCCCTCGATCCCAACGCCCAGACGCTCGGTGGGGCGACGACTCCTGCGGACGTGCTCGTCGAGGGCATTCTGGCTCGTGCCGACGAGACGAGCGAGCTGAGCATCGACGAGATCGCGAAGGCGATGCCGCTGGACAGCGATCCGGTGGCGACGGCGGGGGCCGGCGCGGGGGGCGACGAATCCGTGCCCGGCGCGACGGCGGGTCCGGTCCCCGATCCCGAGCCCCGGGTCCCCGAAGACGAGGTCGAGACGCCGGTCGAGGCTCACGAAGACACGGCGCCGGCGTCCGTGCCCGGAGAGGCCCGGGAGAGCACGCCGGCCGCGCCGGCCCCCGGCGTTCCGGCCTCGGCGCCGGCCGCCAACGCGAGACGCATGCCCGTCGTGCTGATCGATCCGGACGTCACGGTCCTCGAGTGGGTGAAGACCGCGATCGAGGACGACTTCGCGCGCGTCCACATGTTCCAGAAGGCCGATCAGGGTCTGACACGCATCCGGCAGTATCTGATCCGGGGGACGACCCCGCTCGTGCTCGTCTCGCCGGAGACGCCGATCGATCCGCTGTCGGGCATCCACGGCCTCGCCGACTTCGTGAAGCGCCTCAAGTCCCAGTCACCGCGCATCGTCGTGATCGGTCTGCGCGAGGACGATGGCGTGGCGCCGGCGGCGATGCCGGGCGTGCTGAACGGCGTCTTGAGTCGGCCGCCGCGCCGGCTGCTCGCCGACACGCTCTCTCCGGAAAGCACCTCCGCGAGCCAGGGGCTCTCCCGCGCGCTGCTCGAGATCCTCGCCCAGCAGGTCGAGGGAAACGCGAAGGCCCCCAATTCGGCCGAGAGCCTGCGCGGGCTTCGGGATGCGACGGCGCAGCTCCAGGAGGCCTCGTCCCGCGGTGAGATCCTGCCCGTGGTCCTCGACTTCGCGGCCGAGATCTTCGCGCGCGTGGCGATCCTCGTCGTGCGCGACGACGAGGTCTTCGCGGTCGCGGGTCGCGGCTTCTCGAGCCTGGAGGTGGATCCGCTCGGCAGCGCCGAGCCGGTCACGATGCCGACGCCGGATACCGGCTGGCTGCGACGCGTGCTCGACGGGGGCAAGGCCCTCGTGGCCACGCCCGACGAGCCGTCCGATCATCTGCTCCTCGAGAAGCTCGGCGGCGAGGTGCCGCAGAGCGCCTACGTCGGGCCGATCGAGAGCGGCGACGCGGTGATCGCGATGCTCTACGCCGACCAGTCGACGAGCGACGCACCGATGCCGGACACCCACGGCCTCGAGGTCGTGCTGCACCATGCCGGCCTCGCGCTCGACCGGGCCGCCCTCGAGCGGGCGCTCTGGGAAGCCGACGCCGAGGCCCGCTGA
- a CDS encoding response regulator, whose translation MQRILIVEDSATMRSLLASSLEDLPAPTKIVEAESGFEALRFLPREDFDLVVTDINMPDINGLELVSFIKNNEKYASIPLVIVSTEGSERDREKGLDLGADAYLVKPFDPDDLRRVVMDLLDTSGSEG comes from the coding sequence TTGCAGCGAATTCTGATCGTAGAGGACTCGGCGACGATGCGATCGCTCCTGGCCTCGAGCCTCGAGGACCTTCCGGCCCCCACGAAGATCGTGGAGGCGGAGAGCGGTTTCGAAGCCCTGCGGTTCCTGCCGCGGGAGGACTTCGACCTCGTCGTCACCGACATCAACATGCCCGACATCAACGGGCTCGAGCTCGTGTCGTTCATCAAGAACAACGAGAAGTACGCCTCGATTCCGCTCGTCATCGTTTCGACGGAGGGCAGCGAGCGCGATCGCGAGAAGGGACTCGACCTCGGTGCCGACGCCTATCTCGTGAAGCCCTTCGATCCGGACGATCTGCGACGGGTCGTGATGGACCTGCTCGACACGAGCGGGAGCGAGGGGTAG